Part of the Falco biarmicus isolate bFalBia1 chromosome 4, bFalBia1.pri, whole genome shotgun sequence genome, AAATGGGTCCCACCTTCCTCAGGCAGACACGGGCTGTCGATggcccagcaggctgggagcgCAGGATGCCCGGCAGGGTCTGCGGGCCACGCTGGCTCACCCGCCCAGCGGCTCActctgctgcaggctcctgcctgGCCTCGGCGACGTGCCGGCACGGGGTGGGCACGGGTCGCAAGTATCGGGGGCTGCTGTACATCCTGATGATGTGCGGGGCCTGGATCCAGGTGTTGAtcagctggaaggcagccagGTCCAGCGTGGGTCCGTCGAAGGCAGCCAGCAAGTTCACGGGGGCAGCTTCCTTGAGGAACCTGGGCAGCGGCACAGCCTCGGGGAGGCCGGTGTTGCCCAGGAAGAAATGCATCAGCACCTGCTTGCGCAGGCAGTCCCTGAGGTACAGCACCAGGTCCTCCAGCCGCTCCACCAGGAACCGCTCATCCCAGGCCTCCAAGGGCCCccgcagcagcagagagaagagggCTGTCTTCAGCATATAGGAGGAGAGCACCCAGCCCCACTGGGAGCAGAAGGGCTCCTCCAGGCCCTGCCCGCGGAGGTCCCGCAGGCCCTTGAGGATCTGCAGGCACTTGAGGTGGCAGGAGGTGGCCGGGGCCTGCTCCTTCAGCCAGCTCAGCAGCCGCTGCTCCTGCCGCGAGGTGTTGAGGCCCCAGAGGGCCTCCGCGGCCTGCGGGCCCTGGGGCGGCAGGGCGGTGAGGTAGAGCGCGTCGCCCAGGGGGATGGCGGGGATGAGGCGCACGGCCATGGAGATGTGGCAGCAGACGTAATCGGAGCAGGGCACGATGTGCAGCGTGGGCGGCCGCCCGGGGCAGGCCGAGAGGCTGATGCGGCAGCGGTCCTGCAGGCGGTACCGCACCGCgcccaggcagcgctgcaggtggCCCTGGAACCAGCGCAGCACCAGCCCCGCGGAGAGGTGGCTGCGGCCCTGCAGCTCCACGCAAAAGCCCTCGGTGAGGGGCCGCTGGCGGCGCGGCCGGCCCGCCCGTGCCCGCAGCCCGCAGACGAAGGCGCCGCAggggccggcgcggcgcggctgGGGCTCCAGGTGGGGCGGCAGCCGCAGCGGCACCAGCACGTCGAAGCAGTCGGGGCTGCGCACCTTGTGCTGCTCGTAGGCGCTGCCGACGCGCACGAAGTCCCCGCGCAGGCTGAGGGCCAGCGGgccgggctgcagcccctgcgccTTGGCGGCGCGCACCAGCTCGGCCACGACGCGCCCGACGTGCGCCTTGCTGTGGCCCAGCACGTGGGGCGACAGCCGCAGCTGCCGCGCGTAGAAGCTCTCCAGggcgccgcgccgcgctcccgccgcccgggccccgccgggcctggctccgccgcccgccgcgccgcagcAGCGGGccagcaggcagcccagcagcagcagcgccgAGCCCTTCAGCAGCGGGACCGAGCCGGCCTCCGCCGCGCCCTccccggccgcgccgcctcGCAGGGCCTGGTAGAGGCAGAGGAGCGCGGTGCAGAGCGCTGCCGCCAGCGGCCACGCCACCCGCGCGTCGAGCGCGTAGACGGGCACGGCGCGGCGGGGGCTCGGGCCGCGGAGGtggccgccgcccggccccgcgggagGGGagcgcccgcccccgccgccgccgccccccccgccctcctccgccccggccgcccccagcgcgggccgcgccgccgccccccgccccgctggcCGCGCGCGACCGCCTGCCGCCTGCctgccgccgctccgccgcgAGCCGTCCCCTTCCGAGGGAAGCGGCACCGCGTCAGCCACCCCGTGAGCTCAGAGGAAATGCCGCAGGCGGCGGGCCCTGCCGCGGCCTGAGGGGCCGGGGGCGTTATCCGCCCGGGGGCCGCCCGCCCGGCTCGGGGCCGcccgcggggcggggagcggcgccgcccgcccccgccccctctcctgccccggccccgcccctgcccctgctcccgcTCCggccccgcccctgcccccgcccccggctctgccctgcccctgcccctgcccctgcccctgccctgccctggccctgccctgcccctgcccctgcccctgcccctgccctggccctggccctgcccctgcccctgcccctgccctgcccctgccctgccctggccctgccccggccctgcccctgcccctgcccctgcccctgctcctgcccctgcccctgcccctgcccctgctcctgcccctgcccctgcccctgcccctgcccctgcccctgctcctgcccctgccctgcccctgcccctgcccctggccctgcccctgccctgcccctgccctgcccctgcccctgccctgcccctgcccctgcccctggccctgcccctgcccctggccctgcccctgccctgcccctgccctgcccctgccctgcccctgcccctgccctgcccctgcccctgcccctgcccctggccctggccctgccctgcccctgcccctgcccctgccctgcccctggccctggccctgccctgcccctgccctgcccctgccctggccctggccctgcccctgcccctgccctgcccctgccctggccctgccctgcccctgccctggccctgcccctgcccctgcccctgcccctggccctgccctgcccctgcccctgcccctgccctgcccctggccctgcccctgccctgcccctggccctgcccctggccctgcccctgcccctgcccctgcccctgcccctgcccctgcccctggccctgcccctgcccctggccctgccctgcccctgcccctgcccctgccctgcccctgcccctgcccctggccctgccctgcccctgcccctgcccctgcccctgcccctgcccctggccctgccctgcccctgcccctgcccctgccctgcccctgcccctgcccctgcccctgcccctgcccctgcccctgccctgcccctgcccctgcccctggccctgcccctgcccctgcccctgcccctggccctgccctgcccctgcccttgcCCGCCGCGCCTGGGGCAGCGTCCGCAGAGCCCCGGGCCCCCGGACCGGGGCTCCGGTGCCACACGTGACTCGTGCCCCCGTGCCGGGCGGGGTGCGCTGCTGTCCGCCCCGCGGGCCCCGGCGCAagctccgctccccgccgcgccggaGCCTGCCCCGCCACAGGGCCGCCTCGCCCGGTCACAGCCGACGGGCGTCGGTGCCCAGGGGATGGTGCGGGCACGGCGGTTCACCCACCATGCTGCGCCGGGGCGCCTGGCCTCGTCGCCCTGCAACCAGCGGCCTGCTGCGGATAACGGCGGCTGCCACAGCATCGCCCTCGGCACGGccccctggcagggctgaggaCCCACCAGCATGCGCGCAATGAGCTACCCCGGGCACCATTGCAAGCCTGCCAGCGGCAGAGCCCAACGTTTGGGTCAGAAGATGGGCACAGAAGCGTTGCTGCAGCCATGAAGCCTGTGGGCACTGCTGTGGCGCTGAGCACTGCAACACACTGAACCCTACAGAAATCACCAGGGCTCCTTTGTCACTGACCCTGCATCCAAACTGCTTCTTCAGGGCACTGCAGGTACAAAGAGTATTTTAGGATCTGCAATTCCTCGTCTCATATAATACATCTCTCCCTCATGGGTTGTACCATCCTCACTGTAGCTGAGCTGTGTTTCTCTGTGCATCTTTGTCCCACCTAGCTTTATCTTGAAGAGGCCTCTACAGTGGTAGTGATGATTAAACCTAGGAAACAAGAATCccaagctcctgctgcagcaatTCTTCAGAGATGCCAATTACCTAAAGATGCGAAGGCAGCACTTCAGTTTTAGGGTAAGGAAAGTTGTGCCACATAGTACCACATAGATCCACTCACCAAGGCAGTCTGACACATTTGCTGTTCAGGACAAGACCTCTGTATGTAGCATTTGTCCGTCACTGTATTTCTTGACCGTAGGGCTAGATTGTGTATTGCCCTTGTCATACTTTCTAGAATTTGCCCCACTGCTTTCTGCATAGATACTGGAGCTCATTTCTAAACATGCATTTTGCTAGAAGTATGTTAGCTCTGTCTCAGATGTTGACGGGGACAGGATCATCATCCTCGGCTTCTGCTtgtttaataaatgttttactGAGCTGAAGATCGCTGAAGTTTAAGGGGCATCTGTGTAAgctttctgttgtggtttaatttCAGGTGGTCTGAGTTACTACTGCAACATGCTACATGTGCACAGTGTCATGGGGCGGCCCCATGAAGGTGAAGGAGCAGTTCCTGAATATGAGAgactgaaagctgaaaatgctgTAACAAGGAATGGGTCAGAGAAACACGTGCAAGAGAAAAGCTGTACAAATGTTTGATTATGTAATTTGTCTTTATAGGAAGCAAAACATTACTTCAAGTACACAAAAATCATACTTCACAGAAAGAAGGTTGTGTTTTATAGCCAAGATGCTGCGCTCAAAGTCAAACCAGGTAACCAAAGTCAAGCAGCCTGAATTAATTCACAGGCAACCAAACCAGGGTGAGAGCTACAGAGATACATCCTAACCGCTCCAACACTGACCTTTGGAGTTACAATCAGGAgggttggggtttggggttttttttattttaaattaaaaatttaatttaaattaaaaataaagcagatgtaAAGGTAAGAAACTGTAGGCAATACTGTAACATCTCAACCAGCATAAGGTTCCATACCCCAGGACCAAGAGCATGTTTTCTGacagctgtggggcagctgaAGCCACAACCTTGCTACTCAAATATTGTTCCACAACAGCCATATTTTTGAAAACCAGGAAGAGAATAGCATCTTCCTTCCCCACTCCCTGTTCcatgttttcctgtatttctttacAAAGCCGAGTAAGAGGACAAAAACATTCATCATGTTGCTTATTGCCTGTGACCCATCACTGCAACACTTTGTTCTGCACCTccaaaaatgttcaaaaagcacagctgtgctggtaCGAAACCAATTCTTCAGGATGTTTAttgaaaaatgctgctgaacTCTATGAACCCATTGGCCCATACATTCAATTTTTACTAGCCTATGCCTTTTTACACCCTCAAGCCCAACATGTTTCACATGCCCTGAGGTCTTGCTACAGGCATACCCATTTTTCAAGATAGTCTGTGCTCTCTTTTCATTCAGGGTTGATTTGATTATCTGCGCGTCCATGCTCAGGAGACAGACAGCTACatctgcaggagctggcacGGCCCTTTGTGGCTGtcgggcagctgctgcccacgGGGTGACCTAGAGCTCAGCAGCATGGCGATTATCACTGTGGGACCTGCATACAGGGCAAcggctgcagcctcccagccaGCCGTGAGCCCCACAGGCTGGAGAAAATGCAGATGTCACCCCTGTCACTGGACCAAGCCCAGGGGCCGGCTGGCAGAAAGCGTGCGACCAGCCACCCCAGACCGGCCAGCGCAAACACTGGCTTGGCATTGCTTGTAAACGTGCCAGAcggtgctgctgcaggctcaCTCAAGCTGCAGAATAACAGGTTGTACACTAATAACCGTGACCTCAAAAGCAGGACCAGAGTGAATCTACAACATTGATTTTTTACTACTGCTGTTCAAATTACCAGCCAGACCTTTCTCACCTCATCAGCCAGTGGCAAGATGAGATCTGTGGAGCCTGGGGCTGATAAAAGATGGTCAATGGCATCTTTTCCAGGTCCTTGGCTGCTGCTTCACAACTCCctgagcacaggctggggctctGGGCAAAATGCTGAATACGCCAGAGGTGGGAGACTTCACAGAGGTGCTCAGCTTTACTATCCAGACCTTACTTGGAAAGAGCCAATTTAAGAACCACTCCCTCTGCCTGCTCGCACAAGCTGAGGGCATTTGATGGCTGCTGTACCAGAACTGAAGTGTTCATGAACACAAAACTGCTTTGAATTACCAAATAGCAACAAGCATCATTCCTCATTACCCATCATTCCAGCCCTACTGAAATTGTGCTGCAGGGGCTGTATTTACTTTGGAATGGATGCAGTTCATCCACATTACCACAGCTTATCCATACTTTGCATTTTACAACCcatcacagaggaaaagaaaccaaatctTGTCTGAAGTACTTCGCTCCTCTTGTCACTTCTAGTAACAAAAACATGTTGACCTTGAGAACAAGTTGCCGCGATGCAACTTGCTTCTCCTGCATGGTcttccaccacctcccaggAGCTGAGCCACATACAATACATCTGCTTCTGTGGTGGCtgtcagatttgttttcctccttctgtGTCTCCCAAAAAAGGAGCAGCTCATTTGTTGGGATTAAAATATCTATAAACTCCACTGCTGGCAATTTATAATGCTGATCCTCCTCGTTTTTCACTTAAGCAGTGGTCTTCTTGTTCCTGtgtaaagcttaaaaaaaaaaagtttatgagGTTTTTAATAGCAACTGCGTACTCCAGAAAAATAATAGGTCGTACACTAATAACCATGACCTCAAAATCAGGACCAGAGAGAATTCACAACATCAATTTTTACTACCATTGTTTAAATCAGCCATTGTTTAAATATAGATGTTATCTAAACACTTGCTTCAGAATGTCCCATATCCAGGATATCCTGTTCACTAAATAAGGAATAACGTTATACTTATTCACATACAAGTCTGAGCTAAAAATAGATATCCCAGTATATACGATCTGCACGACATCTCTAGAGATTTGCAGAGGCAAAGGGAATTGGTTTTGGGCATACAGCATCCATTAAAGTTTCTCCACAGTTAGCAGTATTTCATACATTGGGATAACTGATCAGTTAATAATGCAGTTTGCCAGACACTGTCTGAGATGTAGGAAGAGCAGTCTGCACCAGCGAGCTCACCCTCTGAGTAGGTAGAAGAAAGTGGCAGAAAGCCCACACAGGTGATGGCATTTGTTTGGTGCTTTCACAATGAGAAATCAAACCTTAGCCTTCCTACCAGCTATCCTGGGCTAGTATCTGCCCCGGCGAGCCAAAGCTGCACACAGTCTACTGCAGGTGCGGGAGGAAATAACACGGGGAACGCTTCATGCACCAGATATGTACAGCTGCTCTTCTACAGCGAGTGGGTTATACCTACAACTTATTATAATGCACTATTGAACAGCCTATAGCAGAACAGTAGAATAATTGGtagcaaaaaaatacaagtcTGAAAGATTGGTCACTTGACTTCGTGCCCCAATCATTACTCTTCTCATTATTTCCTCTGGAAGCAAAGCTGCTAGTACatctcctcccccagcccactggGTGGTCCTGCAAGGGAGATGCCATGCTCAAAATAAGCATCCTTCACCTGCCATTCCTCTGACTCCCAGGTTTTACAGGACACTgttgttacagatttgctaataagttagaattaattaaccacatttgattttatagagttattttaataggaatatagagttataagaaatattttaatgaaacttgtatttgtacagcaatagctgctatgaaatcctctgtatAACCCCATATCAAGGCCAAAGGAattggtcagaatcacctagtaggaatgtttagaacttagataacagacttaagattCAAGATGATTGTTTATACGTAACCTAGGAAAACgtactaaaatgtcaaaatgagaattaaTGTGAACTGGGGAGGGTCGAGTGAAGCAATTCGtcgttacctgccaagaaacagttaccttaagtgaaaggtaattccggcagggggagatcacgaccaccgactcatataccacctacccaaatcgtaccccagagccatttctggacctttctaacctttactgcgcagaatcggatatgggaggagagtatgttaatgattttcggGAAATactatgattatgcatgaacacttaatgaatatgtacaAATAAGTTCTATATAAGGTGTATGATCTTGAGCCATGGTGTGcattgatcgtgagaggactcactcacgcatCCAGCCGTCAATAAAGAAATGTCTGCTTATCTtcatcacattggtgtcgataaattcttcattccgagatttcggtaacactgTTAGTCACAACACGAACCAAGAGAGTCGGGCAGATATGAATCCACTTTGTATTGTGGACTCTGCCAGTCACAGCAGCCGGGTGACCGAGTCCCCGTTTAGGGATGGGAAAACAGGAGGAGGTGTCTTGCTACCACAGCCAGCTGAGGAGACTCGGCAGCCCAGGGCTGAGGAGAGCCAGACCTCCAGAGCACATACGTGGACATGGAGGAGTTCAGGGGTAGGGCTGCTACCACACACTgtctcttaaaatattttctatttagtAAGTGGGATGTTCTTGCCACCTCTGCCAGTCTGTTTGCTCACGAGCTATCAGCAGGGTGTAGCACTTCTTAATCAGAAAGCCTGCAAGCAGACCAGGTCTCTATAAGCCACCAGGTCTCTATAGGCCAATACAGGATTTCCTTGCTGTAGAAGGATGGCTTCCTGAGTAACTCATACAGCAATCTCTTGCCCAAACCTACCCTTGTTGCAGACAGAAATACCCTGACTCAATGCTGGCAAGCAGTACCAGCATCAGCTGGCTCATCTCCAGCTTGTCCCATATTGTTTGAAAACCCTCAAGGGCTCTTTTTGCATAGAAATTTGTGTGAGCAGGACATTTATACTTGCCTATTACACAGGTATTCAGGAAGCCGTGCCTGTATGTTTCTAGCTAAGCAatgaaaagggaacaaaaacCTCCAGCCTATCTACATTTGTGTCAGCTGGCATGCTGAGTTCTGTCTGACAAGCAGTGAGCATGGGGGGCTGCCGCCACACGTCCTCCAGAAAGCTGAAGTTGCTGGCATTGCGAAGAAAGCCAACTACCGCATCGTGGAAAGGCAGCATCTTTCAGCCAGGGGAGCACAAGTGTACAACCATCATACGGAAGGGGAATCAGCAGTAATACTCTGAGGTATTTCCATGAATGGAgcatttccactgaaaatggaaacatgAAAGCTCCCTGGGTCGAGATCGTAAGTCTTGCAGCTGCTCTTTAAGGTCAGTATTTGATGTGATCCACATTTGAATGACAACAGTCCTGTTAATGTATAGCTTCCAGTGCTGTACCTAAAGGCTCCAGCCAACAAGCCCTGCTAACTCTCCCGGGGCAGCGGAGGAGGTTTACATGCTGTACTAGTCCTTGAGCGCACAACAGGGAACAAGTTCTGTTATCAGCTTACAGCCTCAAATAATGAGATGATCCTGGCTCAGCTGACACTCCTCCTGGTAAGCCTGGGCTGGATCACCCAcccagggaaaaggagggaaaaagcagcatggGGGGAAACCTGAGTGAGGGAGATCAGGGAAACCAGCTTATCAGCACTTGGCAATTAGGGTGCAAAAAGCTGGTGCTCTGGCTTGCAGCATACGTTCGGTGCGGATGGAAGGCAGCAGTAGCTCTGGGAAGCCTTGTCCTAGACCCTCACCTCCTCCGATCACGATAGAGAAGGGAAAGGCTAATGGCTTAAAAGGAAAGTGGCCtgtagagaaggaaaagcaatcCAAACTGATAAAAGGGCCTGAAGTAGCACTGTTTTTAACCCCTGTCTTCCCAGAAGGACTGCAGCAGAGGTCCTCAGGCTCACTTCAGGGAGGTTTCACGCCACACCTACACTGGGAGCCTGGCAGCAACCCCCAGCCAGCACCATCTCCATCGGGAAGTGCCATCCCAGCGATGCCAGCCCACACAGGGTAGCATCCCCTGCACTGCTCTGGCCCACCCAATGCGGGTGGAAAGATgctggggggatgctgcaggcactgctcaTCACCAGCTGAAATGAAAGCCTTGCAGCACAGTACCTGGTACAGGAGCTGTATGCACAAGCAATTGTTAAATCATGCCTAAAAATCAGCCTCACTCATGTGACCTTCCTGCTTCAAGGGGAATTCTTTACCTGCTTGGCTGCCCTGTGAGGGGACCAGCATTACAGCGCTGGAGCCCGAAATCCTGCCAGGAAGGCTAAACCTGATCTCTTCCCAGCATCCCTCTGCACCAATTTCTCAGGCTGCGCCCCTTTAACTAAGATTAAACATTCCACAGATCGATGCAAAGCAACACAATTACTTCATTTACGAGACGGCAAGTGCAGCATATACCTGTCTTTGTTTAAGGCCAGTCAGAGGAGCTCATTAAATGACAGCTATTTTTACATCTGGTGTCATAGGTTTCCTTATTATTACAGTGCCAGCCACTTGGTACGGAGCTGGGATCATCTTTCATGTCCTACCTTATAATTTACGATACAGAAGGCATCATATTTGCTCCCTGGAGCTGTAAAATACAAGTCGTCCTTCTGATCTCACACAGgtacaaatacaaagcaaacaCACCAAAACAAGAGGAACGACACAGGCTCACCCAAGGGAGACAGAGCTCCAGCCCAAACCACTCTGATAATAAGCTGCTTCAGggctgcattttatttctttctttagccCCAGGAATGCATTCTGTCTCCTGTTGCCTTTGCCGTCTCTGAAGTGGTACCTGCAAATGGGGGAGGAGAACAGTGAATGCAAAAGGTGTATTTTCCCCTATcgcagcagcactggggacaTGTCCACGACCTGGCTGAG contains:
- the ITPRIPL2 gene encoding inositol 1,4,5-trisphosphate receptor-interacting protein-like 2; protein product: MVLGAHGVADAVPLPSEGDGSRRSGGRQAAGGRARPAGRGAAARPALGAAGAEEGGGGGGGGGGRSPPAGPGGGHLRGPSPRRAVPVYALDARVAWPLAAALCTALLCLYQALRGGAAGEGAAEAGSVPLLKGSALLLLGCLLARCCGAAGGGARPGGARAAGARRGALESFYARQLRLSPHVLGHSKAHVGRVVAELVRAAKAQGLQPGPLALSLRGDFVRVGSAYEQHKVRSPDCFDVLVPLRLPPHLEPQPRRAGPCGAFVCGLRARAGRPRRQRPLTEGFCVELQGRSHLSAGLVLRWFQGHLQRCLGAVRYRLQDRCRISLSACPGRPPTLHIVPCSDYVCCHISMAVRLIPAIPLGDALYLTALPPQGPQAAEALWGLNTSRQEQRLLSWLKEQAPATSCHLKCLQILKGLRDLRGQGLEEPFCSQWGWVLSSYMLKTALFSLLLRGPLEAWDERFLVERLEDLVLYLRDCLRKQVLMHFFLGNTGLPEAVPLPRFLKEAAPVNLLAAFDGPTLDLAAFQLINTWIQAPHIIRMYSSPRYLRPVPTPCRHVAEARQEPAAE